gtaattacttcaatttgtcatattttagtcacagattttcaatacactgatgaaagaatgagaattgatatTCTGCAATTATTCTTCTCTCATTTTTTTTATGAGAAACAAAAATGCTTCGTCTATCTTTGTTTGTTctgttgtcggtcatttacgaatgagacagtaaaacattgaaaataagactattggaatggtttctttcattgagaatgcgtgacaattttaagctctggttcGGTGTGCTTATCATTTTAGCAAAGACACCAtaataacaagatatccagctctcacatttccagaacaaatcattggcaacatcgtttttttgcgagcaaggcgccctcaggcgagtccgcatcgagtcTAGTACATGAAAGTAGggcagagaaatgtcaaatttttgcgtgccaaaatagcagcactgcgcacccatacaattgacatgatatgttgaatgtgacaatAGTAAGTCGAACTTACCGAATAGAGTCGTGATGATCCTCCAGCACCATATCGACGGTTTGCAGTTTGCTTTCGATCTCTTCGATGGCAGCCAGCATCTGCCCACTATCGGCAGTGTTGCCATCCGCACGTTTGCGCTGTTCGTCCGGCGGCGCTTGCCGTAAAGTCAAATTTTCCAACTCCGATTGCACGTGATTCAGGCGACTTTCAATCATCACCAATTTAGCATCTTTGTGCTTGGTCTCTTCCACCGCCGTTGGCTGTTGTGATTGACGTAGAACTAACGAAACTTTTCTCATTCTGTCTTCCATTTGATTGAACCGAGAGGTAAGTTCCAATCGCCACGATTCTATTTCCTGTTGATATGGTAGTAAATAAAATATTCTGTTCCACTTTTCAAAGTTCTGAACGAAATTACCTTATACTGTTTTAGTAGCCCATTGATGTCAATCTTACAGCGTTCGATATCCACACATCGACTATCCGTTTCTTCGTTGATGCACTTCTTCAAGGCGTTCAGCACATCTCCCACTTTGCCGGTCCATTCATCGGCCAGCTGAGTCCGTTTCTTCAGCTGACCGATGTCGGAAATCAGGTCTAACCGTTGGCTAATCTCTTCGTTCAAACTGCCACGGAGGGTTAAAATCTCCTGCTCCAATTCATGAATCTTTTCCAGTTCATTTGTGACACTATCCGCGTCGGTCCCGTTAGAGAGCCGTGGTTCTTCTCCGAACCCTTCCGGGCAACGATTAAGATGTCGGTCCATGTCCCGCCTGGTTATGTACGATCCACAGTTGTTAGGACATTTGCCCAATGTCTGACCACATACGGTTAGATGTGCCTAAGAAATACGTCATTTTGGTGTTAGTTCAAAACTTATCCGAATGGCGCAACGCATGTGTATTGCAAAATCCGCCAGACTACGATGagcaatgtttacattttttttatcgcaATTTGTTTGTTGGCCTACTCGAtgagtacacacacacacacacgcaccacCGCCTACCTTTCGAGCGCCACATTCCAAACAATGCGACTACTGATAAGATTTTCACTTTCGTTTTGCAACCTGTTTCAACAACCACAAAATCGACCTTATTTTCGTAACAGACTTACCTCAATTTCAtcgttttcaaaccattcattgCAGAAATAACACGACGTTTTATTAAACTTGACCCTTGTTCTAGCGGTTGCCATTTTGCCTTTCTTGTTCTACCGGGAAAATTTTCGGCGTTCACATTCCTTTTTCGATCGCAAAGAGTACTAGATCTGGTCACTAATTAATTGCTTCTGATGGTGGTATGTCTACTACCGTATGTCTGTCGGGAATTTGTGCGGTTCTACCGATAACAGCACAGTCACGTTGGTGTTGAGCAGAGTTATCTTTCCACAGTGATAAGAGCCTCCGCTTCGGCGGTACACTCGGAATCATGGCTGTCATCCGCTTTTTGAAGTTAGTCGTTCAAAATCTGACATTTGTTGATTCTCTCTAGCGAGCTGTATTTCTGTTTTAAACACATCAACTACGGTTTTAACATTGAGTACGGTTTTGCATTTCGTTAAATATTGTCTTACTCACAAAGATCTCACATCTTACCTTAGTTTGTTTGGCAACGATTCGTTTCCCGAGCGAGCGAGCGAGCGTCCAATCAAAGAttgttttataacaaagttCCCGTTCCCGGAACCACACTACACAATgtatataaaaatgtatttcaaaatTGGCCTAaccgttgtcgtcgtcgtcgacaAGCTTCAACATCGGCATCCCGATCCGGACGACTGGTCACTACCATCGTCCAGCTTAATCGGTGGATCCTTCGTATCGACGAACAGCTTCGGAACGCCCCTCCTAGCCTGTATCGTTGAGCTGAGGACGATCGTTTCGATGCGCTTCATGACCTTATCCAGAAGCATTTCGATTGCCACCTTGACGTTGTGTCCGGTGAAGGCGCTCGTCTCAATGTAATCGATGCTGTACTTGTCCGCCAAACTTTTTGCCCGTGACTCACTAATCACCCGCCGGTGGTCCAAGTCGGCCTTGTTGCCACACAGCACAATGTCCGGATCATCACAGTA
This genomic window from Malaya genurostris strain Urasoe2022 chromosome 1, Malgen_1.1, whole genome shotgun sequence contains:
- the LOC131425989 gene encoding TNF receptor-associated factor 5, with the translated sequence MATARTRVKFNKTSCYFCNEWFENDEIEAHLTVCGQTLGKCPNNCGSYITRRDMDRHLNRCPEGFGEEPRLSNGTDADSVTNELEKIHELEQEILTLRGSLNEEISQRLDLISDIGQLKKRTQLADEWTGKVGDVLNALKKCINEETDSRCVDIERCKIDINGLLKQYKEIESWRLELTSRFNQMEDRMRKVSLVLRQSQQPTAVEETKHKDAKLVMIESRLNHVQSELENLTLRQAPPDEQRKRADGNTADSGQMLAAIEEIESKLQTVDMVLEDHHDSIRIFQQDIKQQVSELRGESDPMRMVIQEMLDKQAKLDYELKGVLNTVNETEDASDRTQKTLEKYRRETYYTKQCLDDLQVHLQHQDKLVVIQNTDGHLIWRIDQFDKRFKESQETEVMLKSPLFCDKPFGYTLRLEVSLNGIGTWRGRNLIVGLIVVSGYYDNLLEWPCTIRGTVTLRDQPEDRSTGVVVVDFSKGIFARRKNQHYEKNQYVHIPHQVLRSEHYIRDDSIFLEVRIDRQ